A section of the Streptomyces xinghaiensis S187 genome encodes:
- a CDS encoding SpoIIE family protein phosphatase has translation MRESAGTAFGFAGAAMAAVYVRDAEGTGRLRLIDTLGRTSTPYEVPETLSLDDRSPVADAYRTGRAVWPVTGERATRETATVEAATAAETPVVSAAVLPLGAEGGRLGCLLVVDDGPYGFDSTRRHLLEMYAGQLTTRLEADGRPQTGPVVPGSAREPAPAGAVLRRIRPGSFTLALDTGGIEADSRLPELFGIAPEDFDGRVETLLWRAVPDDLPALMSLVEPDERATGLRDLEFRTRLSTGELRWLSLSCRLGLDPAGRPDRLFGVVAEASRLRPRAHEVSRVQRLATALADTTSPRDIVGALLDSLGADRVALVELVSDRLMVTVLDPRDPGAWPQAWRSAWRAEWRDALPGSLPTVEGTLREGNVHLWPPGTAAPPDLAGLGAGGLALLPLPAEGRRLGACVIGWNEAQEFGLQERSLLTAAASLAGQALMRARAFDAERELVAMLQRSLLPRTLPALPGGVAVVRYLPAATGLEVGGDWYDVIPLSDRQVAFVIGDVEGHSAAAATVMGQMRTAIRAYAVEGHTPDVVISHANRLLTGMETDLFATVCYVALDMEEGNAWFVRAGHLPPVLRDPEGGTTELQVEGGPPLGVDAQAAFPMATAAIAPGSVLALMTDGLLESPETGMEEGMRRVGDCLAAADPSDPEGMAAALLGGGARRDDDLALLLLRYDGMAVRPRRAGWAVWRLPDAAAHARRFTTRMLRAWDAVEEADTVLLVVSELVTNALVHTRGEVRLDLALTGNRMRVAVSDSSPRTPVKPASMDWEATGGRGILMVEAVSESWGSVPLSGGKQVWSEIALPSREPEPEPEPEPEPLGSEEEPTQGNRTGRGDTPGTE, from the coding sequence ATGAGGGAGAGCGCAGGGACGGCGTTCGGTTTCGCGGGGGCGGCGATGGCGGCCGTCTACGTGCGCGACGCGGAGGGCACCGGCAGGCTGCGGCTGATCGATACCCTCGGCCGGACCAGTACGCCGTACGAGGTGCCCGAGACTCTGTCGCTGGACGACCGCTCCCCGGTGGCGGATGCCTATCGCACCGGCCGCGCCGTGTGGCCGGTCACGGGGGAGAGGGCCACGAGGGAGACGGCCACCGTCGAGGCGGCCACCGCCGCCGAAACGCCGGTGGTGTCGGCGGCGGTCCTGCCGCTGGGCGCGGAGGGCGGGCGGCTGGGCTGCCTGCTCGTCGTCGACGACGGCCCGTACGGCTTCGACAGCACTCGCCGCCACCTGCTGGAGATGTACGCCGGCCAGCTCACGACCCGGCTGGAGGCGGACGGCCGGCCTCAGACCGGGCCCGTCGTCCCCGGCAGCGCGCGGGAGCCGGCTCCGGCCGGTGCGGTGCTGCGCCGGATCCGCCCGGGTTCCTTCACCCTGGCTCTGGACACCGGCGGTATCGAGGCGGACAGCCGGCTGCCCGAGCTGTTCGGCATCGCGCCGGAGGACTTCGACGGACGCGTCGAGACCCTGCTGTGGCGCGCGGTTCCCGACGACCTGCCGGCCCTGATGTCCCTCGTCGAGCCGGACGAGCGCGCCACCGGCCTCCGGGACCTGGAGTTCCGGACCCGGCTGAGCACCGGGGAACTGCGCTGGCTGTCGCTCAGCTGCCGGCTGGGTCTCGACCCGGCGGGACGGCCGGACCGGCTGTTCGGCGTCGTCGCGGAAGCCTCCCGTCTGCGGCCCCGGGCCCACGAGGTCTCCAGGGTCCAGCGGCTGGCCACCGCCCTCGCCGACACCACGAGTCCCCGCGACATCGTCGGGGCCCTCCTCGATTCGCTGGGCGCCGACCGGGTGGCGCTCGTCGAACTCGTGAGCGACCGGCTGATGGTCACCGTCCTCGACCCCCGGGATCCGGGCGCCTGGCCGCAGGCGTGGCGGTCGGCCTGGCGCGCGGAGTGGCGCGACGCCCTCCCCGGCTCCCTCCCCACGGTGGAGGGCACCCTGCGCGAGGGGAACGTACACCTGTGGCCGCCGGGCACGGCCGCCCCACCGGACCTGGCGGGGCTGGGCGCCGGAGGGCTGGCGCTGCTGCCGCTGCCCGCCGAGGGCCGGAGGCTCGGCGCGTGTGTGATCGGCTGGAACGAGGCACAGGAGTTCGGCCTGCAGGAGCGTTCCCTGCTGACCGCCGCCGCTTCCCTGGCGGGGCAGGCCCTGATGCGGGCCCGCGCGTTCGACGCCGAGCGTGAGCTGGTCGCGATGCTTCAGCGCAGTCTGCTGCCCCGCACGCTGCCCGCCCTGCCCGGCGGCGTGGCCGTCGTCCGCTACCTCCCCGCCGCCACGGGGCTGGAGGTGGGAGGCGACTGGTACGACGTGATCCCGCTGTCGGACCGCCAGGTGGCCTTCGTCATCGGGGACGTGGAGGGGCACAGCGCCGCGGCCGCCACCGTCATGGGACAGATGCGTACGGCGATCAGGGCCTACGCCGTGGAGGGCCACACCCCCGACGTGGTCATCTCGCATGCCAACCGGCTGCTGACCGGGATGGAGACCGACCTGTTCGCCACCGTCTGCTACGTCGCCCTGGACATGGAGGAGGGCAACGCCTGGTTCGTACGGGCCGGGCACCTGCCGCCCGTGCTGCGCGATCCGGAGGGCGGAACGACGGAGCTGCAGGTCGAAGGCGGCCCGCCGCTGGGCGTGGACGCTCAGGCGGCGTTCCCGATGGCCACCGCCGCCATCGCGCCCGGCTCCGTCCTGGCCCTGATGACGGACGGCCTGCTGGAGTCGCCGGAGACGGGGATGGAGGAGGGGATGCGCCGCGTGGGTGACTGCCTGGCGGCCGCCGATCCCTCCGACCCCGAGGGCATGGCAGCGGCCCTGCTCGGCGGCGGTGCGCGCCGCGACGACGACCTGGCGCTGCTTCTGCTGCGCTACGACGGGATGGCGGTCCGGCCGCGCCGGGCGGGCTGGGCGGTCTGGCGGCTGCCCGACGCGGCCGCGCACGCGCGCCGCTTCACCACCCGGATGCTGCGCGCGTGGGACGCGGTGGAGGAGGCCGACACCGTTCTCCTGGTGGTCAGCGAACTGGTGACCAACGCTCTGGTGCACACCCGGGGAGAGGTCCGGCTGGATCTCGCGCTGACCGGAAACCGGATGCGTGTCGCGGTCAGCGACTCCTCACCGCGTACGCCGGTCAAGCCGGCCAGCATGGACTGGGAGGCGACCGGCGGCAGGGGCATCCTCATGGTCGAAGCGGTGTCGGAGTCCTGGGGTTCGGTGCCGCTCAGCGGCGGCAAGCAGGTGTGGAGCGAGATCGCCCTGCCGTCGCGGGAACCGGAACCGGAACCGGAGCCAGAACCGGAACCGCTCGGCTCGGAGGAGGAGCCCACCCAGGGGAACCGGACCGGCCGAGGAGACACTCCGGGAACAGAATGA
- a CDS encoding ArsR/SmtB family transcription factor, translating to MSERQAMSPAAGAHLRAPDTARLAEATGVFAMLSDATRLHLLWLLAQGEADVGSLAEQCDASRTAVSQHLAKLRLAGLVDTRREGRHIHYRLSDGHLRRLVVEALSHADHRVSGQAPHD from the coding sequence ATGTCCGAGCGCCAAGCCATGTCACCTGCGGCCGGTGCGCATCTGCGGGCTCCCGACACCGCGCGGCTCGCCGAGGCGACAGGGGTGTTCGCGATGCTCTCGGACGCCACCCGCCTGCATCTGCTGTGGCTGCTCGCGCAGGGTGAGGCGGACGTCGGATCGCTCGCCGAGCAGTGCGACGCGTCGCGTACGGCGGTCAGCCAGCATCTGGCCAAGCTGCGGCTCGCCGGGCTCGTGGACACCCGCAGGGAAGGGCGGCACATCCACTACCGCCTCAGCGACGGGCATCTGCGGCGCCTCGTCGTGGAAGCGCTCAGTCACGCGGACCACCGGGTGAGCGGGCAGGCTCCGCACGACTGA
- a CDS encoding MFS transporter, with amino-acid sequence MLAVLRDRTYRRLFTAQVVALTGTGLATVALALLAYDLAGAEAGSVLGTALALKMTAYVAIAPAAGALAGRLPRRALMVSADLVRAGVALFLPFVDQVWQVYALVFLLQSASAVFTPVFQAVIPDVLPEERDYTRALSLSRLAYDLESLFSPALAAALLSVITYNWLFTGTVLGFLASAALVVSAALPGPAARPAPGRTGGAFSRATAGTRLFLAVPRLRALLALNLAVAAAGAMVTVNSIVYVRAHLGLPEAAVAVALGAYGAGSMTVALVLPRVLDRLPDRSVMLPGALTLAVVFAGLGAVTTAQSGSWRPPALLAVWAAFGAACSMVLTPAGRLIRRSAPPEERTAAFAAQFSLSHGCWLVTYPLAGWLGAAAGLAWAVAALGGITLASSLLAVRLWSSRPAHVHTGLPAGHPHLVGARRVRAGRRHRHGGLDDGLHSRL; translated from the coding sequence ATGCTCGCCGTCCTCCGCGACCGCACCTACCGCCGTCTCTTCACCGCCCAGGTCGTCGCTCTGACCGGCACCGGGCTGGCCACCGTCGCACTCGCTCTGCTGGCCTACGACCTCGCCGGGGCCGAGGCCGGCTCCGTACTCGGCACCGCGCTCGCCCTCAAGATGACGGCGTACGTGGCGATCGCCCCGGCCGCCGGCGCGCTGGCCGGCCGGCTGCCGCGCCGGGCGCTCATGGTGTCCGCGGACCTCGTCCGTGCCGGGGTGGCGCTGTTCCTGCCGTTCGTCGACCAGGTGTGGCAGGTGTACGCCCTGGTCTTCCTTCTCCAGTCCGCCTCGGCCGTGTTCACGCCGGTGTTCCAGGCCGTCATCCCCGACGTGCTGCCCGAGGAGCGCGACTACACCCGGGCCCTGTCCCTGTCGCGGCTCGCGTACGACCTGGAAAGCCTGTTCTCCCCCGCGCTGGCGGCCGCGCTGCTGTCGGTGATCACGTACAACTGGCTCTTCACCGGCACCGTGCTGGGTTTCCTCGCCTCGGCCGCTCTGGTGGTCTCCGCGGCCCTGCCCGGACCGGCCGCCCGCCCGGCGCCGGGACGCACGGGCGGCGCCTTCTCCCGGGCGACCGCGGGCACCCGCCTCTTCCTCGCCGTCCCGCGGCTGCGGGCGCTGCTCGCCCTGAACCTGGCGGTCGCGGCGGCCGGCGCGATGGTAACGGTCAACTCCATCGTCTACGTCCGTGCCCATCTGGGACTGCCGGAGGCTGCCGTGGCGGTCGCGCTGGGCGCGTACGGTGCCGGGTCGATGACCGTGGCCCTGGTCCTGCCCCGGGTTCTCGACAGGCTGCCGGACCGGTCCGTGATGCTGCCGGGCGCGCTGACGCTCGCCGTCGTCTTCGCCGGGCTCGGGGCCGTCACCACCGCCCAGAGCGGAAGCTGGCGCCCGCCCGCGCTGCTCGCCGTGTGGGCGGCGTTCGGCGCGGCCTGCTCGATGGTGCTCACTCCGGCAGGGCGGCTCATCCGCCGTTCGGCACCGCCGGAGGAGCGTACGGCGGCGTTCGCCGCGCAGTTCTCCCTCTCTCACGGCTGCTGGCTGGTGACGTATCCGCTGGCCGGATGGCTGGGGGCGGCGGCCGGGCTCGCGTGGGCGGTCGCGGCTCTGGGCGGGATCACGCTGGCCTCCTCCCTGCTGGCGGTGCGGCTCTGGTCGTCGCGCCCCGCGCACGTCCACACCGGCCTGCCCGCCGGGCACCCCCACCTGGTGGGTGCCCGGCGGGTGCGGGCGGGCCGGCGGCACCGCCACGGCGGCCTCGACGACGGCCTGCACAGCCGCCTGTAG
- a CDS encoding MDR family MFS transporter produces the protein MRRLRAQVASFDAPVRLLMVNQFGINLGFYMLMPYLADHLSHGLGLAAWTVGLVLGVRNLSQQGMFLIGGTLADRYGCKPLILAGCALRTVAFALLGLVDSLPALVAASAATGLAGALFNPAVRAYLAEAAGEERRVEAFAAFNVFYQAGILIGPLAGLALLAWDFRGVCAVAALVFGILALLQWRALPARPPRDRGAEPAWRAVASDWRAVAANRPFLLFAAAMTGSYVLAFQVYLALPLRARELFGDRAGLVTGAVFAVSALAALSGQLRLTAWARRHLSGPRAVACGLAVMGAAFVPLMPGVPPGSLGRATGILSLTACAALLAWGGALLYPFEMDTVVRLSGERLVATYYGAYNTASGIAISVGNLAVGALFDAGAGWLPWAVLAATGFLCAGLVVRLHRAGHLGAPQPVATGVA, from the coding sequence ATGAGGCGCCTGCGGGCCCAGGTGGCTTCCTTCGACGCGCCCGTACGGCTGTTGATGGTCAATCAGTTCGGTATCAACCTCGGCTTCTACATGCTGATGCCGTACCTCGCCGACCACCTCTCCCACGGCCTCGGCCTCGCGGCGTGGACGGTCGGCCTGGTCCTGGGCGTGCGCAACCTCTCCCAGCAGGGCATGTTCCTCATCGGCGGCACCCTCGCCGACCGCTACGGCTGCAAACCGCTGATCCTGGCCGGGTGCGCGCTGCGGACGGTGGCCTTCGCCCTGCTGGGGCTGGTGGACTCGCTGCCCGCCCTCGTCGCGGCCTCGGCGGCGACCGGCCTGGCGGGCGCGCTCTTCAACCCGGCCGTGCGCGCCTACCTCGCCGAGGCGGCGGGCGAGGAGCGCCGGGTGGAGGCGTTCGCCGCCTTCAACGTCTTCTACCAGGCCGGCATCCTCATCGGCCCGCTCGCCGGACTTGCCCTGCTGGCCTGGGACTTCCGCGGGGTCTGCGCGGTCGCCGCCCTCGTCTTCGGGATCCTGGCCCTCCTGCAGTGGCGTGCGCTTCCGGCCCGCCCGCCCCGTGACCGCGGCGCCGAGCCGGCCTGGCGGGCCGTCGCCTCCGACTGGCGCGCCGTCGCCGCCAACCGTCCCTTCCTCCTCTTCGCCGCCGCGATGACCGGCTCCTACGTCCTCGCCTTCCAGGTCTACCTGGCCCTCCCGCTCCGGGCCCGCGAACTCTTCGGCGACCGAGCCGGACTCGTCACGGGGGCGGTCTTCGCCGTCTCCGCCCTGGCCGCGCTGTCCGGGCAGCTCAGGCTGACCGCGTGGGCGAGGCGGCACCTCTCCGGACCGCGGGCCGTCGCGTGCGGCCTGGCGGTGATGGGCGCGGCCTTCGTGCCGCTGATGCCGGGCGTGCCCCCGGGCAGCCTCGGCCGTGCGACGGGCATCCTCTCCCTCACCGCCTGCGCGGCCCTGCTGGCCTGGGGCGGGGCGCTGCTCTACCCCTTCGAGATGGACACCGTCGTCCGGCTGTCCGGGGAGCGGCTCGTCGCGACGTACTACGGCGCCTACAACACCGCCTCGGGCATCGCGATCTCCGTGGGCAACCTGGCCGTGGGGGCGCTCTTCGACGCGGGAGCGGGGTGGCTGCCCTGGGCGGTGCTGGCGGCGACCGGGTTCCTGTGTGCGGGGCTGGTCGTGAGGCTGCACCGGGCGGGGCATCTCGGGGCCCCGCAGCCCGTGGCCACGGGGGTCGCGTGA
- a CDS encoding PLP-dependent cysteine synthase family protein: MDLSLLEPFSLLSPGALAPAPRIVRHPAHLVGGTPVLWVDEPFAPPGRGFHAKLEGANPGGIKDRPGLHMVREARRRGELAPGAPIVESSSGTLGLGLALAGLTYGHPVTVVSDSGMEPAVARLLTALGAHVEQVAAPHPEGGWQEARRERVAELLARTPDGYCPDQYHNPDNAAAYRPLAAELIAQLGRVDVLVSAVGTGGHSAGTARVLREYVPGLGLIGVDSVGSAIFGQPAGPRLMRGLGSSIHPSNVDYPAFDEVHWVAPAEAVWACRQLARRHYASGGWSVGAVALVAGWAARTFPPGTRIAAIFPDGPHRYLETVYNDAWCEEHGILGRERPEEPDEIADPGERLVTGWTRCRRVRDPLGRDRGRDLAKADVR; this comes from the coding sequence ATGGATCTCTCCCTGCTCGAACCCTTCTCCCTGCTCTCACCCGGGGCGCTCGCCCCCGCGCCCCGGATTGTCCGTCACCCCGCCCACCTGGTCGGCGGCACGCCGGTCCTGTGGGTCGATGAGCCCTTCGCCCCGCCCGGGCGCGGCTTCCACGCGAAGCTGGAGGGTGCCAACCCCGGCGGCATCAAGGACCGCCCCGGCCTCCACATGGTCCGCGAGGCCCGCAGGCGGGGCGAACTCGCCCCGGGCGCGCCGATCGTCGAGTCCTCCAGCGGCACGCTCGGCCTGGGGCTGGCGCTGGCCGGGCTGACCTACGGCCACCCCGTCACCGTCGTCTCGGACAGCGGTATGGAACCGGCCGTGGCCCGCCTGCTCACCGCCCTCGGCGCGCACGTCGAGCAGGTCGCCGCGCCGCACCCCGAGGGCGGCTGGCAGGAGGCCCGGCGCGAGCGCGTCGCCGAGCTCCTCGCCCGTACCCCGGACGGGTACTGCCCGGACCAGTACCACAATCCCGACAACGCGGCCGCCTACCGCCCGCTGGCCGCCGAGCTGATCGCCCAACTCGGCCGGGTGGACGTCCTGGTGTCGGCGGTCGGCACCGGCGGGCACTCGGCCGGCACCGCCCGGGTGCTGCGCGAGTACGTTCCCGGCCTCGGGCTGATCGGAGTCGACTCGGTGGGCTCCGCGATCTTCGGCCAGCCGGCCGGGCCACGCCTGATGCGCGGTCTGGGCTCCAGCATCCATCCCTCCAACGTCGACTACCCGGCCTTCGACGAGGTCCACTGGGTCGCCCCGGCGGAAGCCGTCTGGGCCTGCCGCCAACTGGCCCGGCGCCACTACGCCTCCGGCGGCTGGAGCGTGGGCGCGGTCGCCCTGGTCGCCGGCTGGGCGGCCCGCACCTTCCCGCCCGGCACCCGGATCGCCGCGATCTTTCCCGACGGCCCGCACCGCTACCTGGAGACCGTCTACAACGACGCCTGGTGCGAGGAGCACGGCATCCTCGGCCGGGAGCGGCCGGAGGAGCCCGACGAGATCGCCGACCCCGGCGAGCGCCTGGTGACCGGCTGGACCCGTTGCCGCCGCGTCCGCGACCCACTGGGCCGTGACCGCGGCCGCGACCTCGCGAAGGCGGACGTCCGATGA